The DNA window GTGGAGCCTCGCCAATCCGCGCGAGCGCTTCTGGGCCTCGCGCACGCGCCAGCTCCACCAGGCGCATCTCTCCACGTTCGACCGGCTATGGTCGTGCCTGCCCTATCTGCGGCCGCTCCTGACCATCACCGCCGACACCATCCAGTACGGCATCGACGGCGACGGCGCCGGCTGCCACGATCTCCTCGGCACGCGCTGTGATCCCTACGTGCACAAGCTCCTGAACGGCGAGGAGTTCGATCTCTGCTGCCACTCCAACCTCGTCCGGGCGGTCCGGGGATTCGGCCTCGCCGAGTCCGACGTCCACGACGTGCTCAACGTCTTCCAGGTCACCGGCCTCACCGCGGACGGCCGCTACTTCGTCAAACCGAGCCCGGCGCGGCAGGGCGACTATCTCGAATGCTTCGCGGAGATCGACGTGCTCTGCGCGATCTCCGTGTGTCCCCACGGGGATCTCTCGGTGCCGGTATGGGGCCCGGACGCCGCCGACGCGCTCACGGTGTGCCGCCCGCTCGGCGTCGAGATCTGGCAGCCCGATCCGTCCCTGCTGCGCGAGTGGCGGCCCCTGCCGGTGTCCGACTATCACGGGGGCCACGCGCTGCGCGGCCCCGAGGACGCGTCCCGTGGCTGATCTCGTGACGATTCCCGCCCGTCGCGGCAAGGCCGCGCGCGTGCGCGCGGGCCAGCATGTGCGCGTGGTCAACACCCACGGGGTCCAGGTGGTGGACACCTGGGCGTTCAGCGCCGCCGATCCCACCGAGTGGATGGCGATGGACGCGAGCCGCGCGTGGTTCCTCAAGCTGGTTCCCGCGGTCGGGGACACGTTCCTCACCAACCGCCGTCGGCCCATCCTCACCCTGGTCGAGGACACGTCGGGCGGCGCCCACGACACCCTCATGGCCGCGTGCGACCGCGAGCGCTACGGCCTGCTCGGGGTGAAGGGCCACCACGACAACTGCCGCGACAACCTGCACGCGGCGCTGAGCGAGGTCGGCGTCGCGATTCCCGCCACGCCCTCGCCGCTCAACCTCTTCATGAACATTCCCTGGACGTCGGCGGGCGCGCTGAGCTGGGCGGAGCCGGTGTCGACGCCGGGCAGCTACGTCCGCCTCCGCGCCGAGATGGACTGCCTGGTGGCGTTTTCCGCCTGCCCCCAGGACATCCTGCCCATCAATGGGCGCACCGGGCAGACCACCGAGGCGCACTTCCAGGTCGAATAGGAGGCCAGGCCATGCCCAGTCGCCGGGGTCGTCTCGTGGGCGCGCTCGTGTTGATCGCGGGGTCCGTGATCGTCGCCGCGCCCGCCGGGGCCGTCGAGGAGATCGTCCGCATGGAGACGACCGTGGTGGACTGTCAGGACATGCTCCAGGGGAGCCTGGGCTGCAGGCGGTACATCCACGCCTACACGACCATCAATCCCAACCAGACCAAGGCGGGGCGAACGTTCACCGTCTACACCCAGGCGGAGATCGACGAGCGGCTCCAGAAGGTGAAGACGTCGATGGTCGATCCCGCCATCCAGGCGCTCGCCGAGGAGGTCGCCCAGCTCCGGCGCGCGCTGTCCGAGGTTCACGCCGTGTGCGCGGAGGCGCCGCGCCCGGCGAGCGACTGAGGGCGGCCGGACCCGGTCCCGGTGCGCCGTCGTCCCTCAGCGGTTGGCGCGCGCAAGCACCGCGTGGAGCAGCACGTTCACGCCCGGCGCGGTGTAATCCAGCTCGGCGTGCTCGGCCTCGTTGTGCGAGATGCCGTCGCGGCATGGCGTGAAGATCATCGCGGTGGGCGCGACGCGCGAGATGTAGTACGCGTCGTGCCCGGCCTGGCTCAGGATGTCCCGGTGCGGCACCCCGAGGGTCTGGGCGGCCTCGCGGACCAGGCGCACGCAGCCTGGATCGAAGCGCTCGTTGCCGAACTGCCACTCGCCGGCGATCCGCATCTCGACGTTGGCCCGGCGCGCGCAGTCGGGAATCGCCGCCTTCACCTCCGCGAGCATCTGATCCGCCACCGCGCGCTCGGCGTGGCGCACGTCGCAGGTGAGCTGCGCGTACTCGGAGAGGATGCCCGCCTTGTTGGGCCACGCGATCATGCGGGCCACCGTGGCCTTGCCTTCGGTCGGGTGATACCTCCACCCGATGTCGTTCACCGCGACCGCGAGCATGGCCGCGCCGACCAGCGCGTTCTTCCGCCGGTCCATGGGCGTGGGGCCGGCGTGCGCGGTCTCCCCGTGGATGTCCACGTGCATGCCGCGGGTGGCGTAGCCGCCGACCACGACGCCCACCGGGACGGTCTCCCGGTCCAGGATCGGCCCCTGCTCGATGTGGAGCTCGAAGTAAGCGTCGATGCTCCGCCCGCCCACCGCGGTCTTGCCGTTGTAGCCGATGCGCTCGAGCTCGGCGCCGAATCCCTTGCCGTCGTCATCGCGCAGCCCGAGCACCCAGTCGAGGTCGAACACGCCCGCAAAGGCGCCCGAGGCCACCATGGGCGGGGTGAAGCGCGCACCCTCCTCGTTGGTCCAGCACACGAGCTCGAGCGGCCGCTTCGTGCGCAGGCGCCGGTCGTCGAGCGTGCGCAACACCTCGAGTCCCGCGAGCACCCCCACGATGCCGTCATACTTGCCGCCCGCGAACTGCGTGTCGAGATGGCTGCCCATGAGCACGGGCGGCAGATGGTCCTCGGCGCCAGGGCGGCGCGCGAAGATGTTGCCGACGCGGTCAACCGTCACCGTGCACCCGGCCTCCGTGCACCAGGTGACGAAGACGTCGCGCATCTCCTTGTCCGCGTCGGTGAGGGCGAGCCGGCGGAGGCCGCCCGCCTTGCCGGGCCCGATCTCGCCGGAGCGCATGACGGTGCGCCAGAACCGGCCGGCGTCGATGCCGAGGGTCGTGTCGGCCATGTCGCTGGCAAGAATATCCCACCTGGGTTACAAAAAGGGCGGATGAGTGATCTGCGCAACGCGGTCCTGTCCCGCATCGACGACGAGGAGACCGTCGCGCTGGCGAAGGATCTCATCCGTATCCCGTCTTTCACCACCGAGGAGACGCCGTGCGCGGAGTGGCTCGCCGACTATCTGCGCGGCCAGGGCCTCGAGGTGACGCTCCAGGAGATCGAGCCGGGTCGCAAGCAGACCATCGCGCGCCTGCGCGGCTCCGGCGGCGGCACCTCGATCATGCTGAACGGCCACATCGACATCGATCCCCTGGCGGGCGGCTGGACGCGCGATCCCTTCGATCCCTGGATCGCCGACGGCAAGCTCTACGGCCACGGGATCTACAACATGAAGGCGGGCGTGACCGCCTGCATCATGGCCGGCCTCGCCCTTAAGCGGGCGGGCGCCCG is part of the Candidatus Methylomirabilota bacterium genome and encodes:
- a CDS encoding DUF1989 domain-containing protein, coding for MPSPRVIYEAKPGSPLEVDRAFYGRLAADTRRTLVERFVAPRRSGRAWVVRAGQVFRIVAVEGPQVADLNVWSLANPRERFWASRTRQLHQAHLSTFDRLWSCLPYLRPLLTITADTIQYGIDGDGAGCHDLLGTRCDPYVHKLLNGEEFDLCCHSNLVRAVRGFGLAESDVHDVLNVFQVTGLTADGRYFVKPSPARQGDYLECFAEIDVLCAISVCPHGDLSVPVWGPDAADALTVCRPLGVEIWQPDPSLLREWRPLPVSDYHGGHALRGPEDASRG
- a CDS encoding urea carboxylase-associated family protein; this encodes MADLVTIPARRGKAARVRAGQHVRVVNTHGVQVVDTWAFSAADPTEWMAMDASRAWFLKLVPAVGDTFLTNRRRPILTLVEDTSGGAHDTLMAACDRERYGLLGVKGHHDNCRDNLHAALSEVGVAIPATPSPLNLFMNIPWTSAGALSWAEPVSTPGSYVRLRAEMDCLVAFSACPQDILPINGRTGQTTEAHFQVE
- a CDS encoding Zn-dependent hydrolase, producing the protein MADTTLGIDAGRFWRTVMRSGEIGPGKAGGLRRLALTDADKEMRDVFVTWCTEAGCTVTVDRVGNIFARRPGAEDHLPPVLMGSHLDTQFAGGKYDGIVGVLAGLEVLRTLDDRRLRTKRPLELVCWTNEEGARFTPPMVASGAFAGVFDLDWVLGLRDDDGKGFGAELERIGYNGKTAVGGRSIDAYFELHIEQGPILDRETVPVGVVVGGYATRGMHVDIHGETAHAGPTPMDRRKNALVGAAMLAVAVNDIGWRYHPTEGKATVARMIAWPNKAGILSEYAQLTCDVRHAERAVADQMLAEVKAAIPDCARRANVEMRIAGEWQFGNERFDPGCVRLVREAAQTLGVPHRDILSQAGHDAYYISRVAPTAMIFTPCRDGISHNEAEHAELDYTAPGVNVLLHAVLARANR